In Kineosporia sp. NBRC 101731, the following proteins share a genomic window:
- a CDS encoding aminoglycoside phosphotransferase family protein: MAPLTLPAHLGDAVRRSDDVAFRAWVDALPAVVAAAARRWSLQLGDPYQPGGACSWVAPAGDPAGRRLVLKVGWRHDEAQDEAAGLPAWAGQGAVRLYENLTDASTMMLLLERCEPGTTLRMLPAVEQDVVIAGLLNRLWRTPAGAHPFRPLSRMCADWADACEARPTPLDPGLSRAGIALLRELPLSAASSVLLCTDLHAGNVIATHREPWLVIDPKPYVGDPHYDVLQHLLNNREQLFTDPRGQAHRMADLAGLDRDRVVAWLFARSVRESFDQAELRPVATALAALV, from the coding sequence ATGGCTCCGCTGACGTTGCCGGCCCACCTGGGCGATGCCGTGCGCCGGTCGGACGACGTGGCGTTCCGGGCGTGGGTGGACGCGTTGCCGGCCGTCGTGGCCGCAGCCGCGCGGCGGTGGTCGTTGCAGCTGGGGGATCCCTACCAGCCCGGGGGTGCCTGTTCCTGGGTGGCGCCGGCCGGTGATCCGGCGGGCCGCCGGCTGGTGCTGAAAGTCGGTTGGCGGCACGATGAAGCACAGGACGAGGCGGCCGGTTTGCCGGCCTGGGCGGGACAGGGTGCGGTGCGGTTGTACGAAAATCTCACCGACGCGTCCACCATGATGTTGTTGCTCGAGCGCTGTGAACCCGGCACGACGCTGCGCATGCTGCCCGCGGTGGAGCAGGACGTCGTGATCGCCGGGCTGCTGAACCGGTTGTGGCGGACGCCGGCCGGTGCGCACCCGTTCCGGCCGCTGAGCCGGATGTGCGCGGACTGGGCGGACGCGTGCGAGGCGCGGCCGACTCCGCTCGATCCCGGCCTGAGCCGGGCCGGGATCGCGCTCCTGCGCGAATTACCCTTGAGCGCAGCCAGTTCTGTGCTGTTGTGCACCGACCTGCATGCCGGCAATGTGATCGCCACGCACCGGGAACCGTGGCTGGTCATCGACCCGAAGCCGTACGTCGGCGATCCGCACTACGACGTGCTGCAGCACCTGCTCAACAACCGGGAGCAGTTGTTCACCGACCCCCGCGGCCAGGCGCACCGGATGGCCGACCTGGCCGGTCTCGACCGGGACCGGGTGGTGGCCTGGCTGTTCGCCCGCAGCGTGCGGGAGTCGTTCGATCAGGCAGAGCTTCGACCGGTCGCCACCGCCCTGGCCGCGCTGGTGTGA
- a CDS encoding SPFH domain-containing protein: MGLFDKIRGELVDIIEWLDDSRDTMVYRFPRYQNEIKMGAKLIVRESQTAVFVNEGTIADVFQPGTHTLETQNMPVLSTLKGWKYGFNSPFKAEVYFVSTRQFTELKWGTQNPIMMRDADFGMVRVRAFGGFSARVVDPGKFLKELVGTDGLFKTDEVKEYLRQMIVGRLAGALAHAQVAVLDLAANQEAIAARLAGTLTEELAPSGIAIPKFIIENVSLPPEVEQAMDKRTQMGVLGDLNKYTQFQTANAIENASNNPGGAGDAMGIGLGVGLGQQAAASMYQQQASPPPAPAAAAPAPPVAAPAGPPPLPTAVQWYIAANGQQVGPLDESGLQSQVSGGHLAATTLVWKAGMAEWTAASSVPEIARLLPQGPPPLPPQ; encoded by the coding sequence GTGGGCTTGTTCGACAAGATCCGCGGCGAGCTGGTCGACATCATCGAGTGGCTCGATGACAGCCGGGACACGATGGTGTACCGGTTCCCGCGCTACCAGAACGAGATCAAGATGGGCGCCAAGCTCATCGTGCGGGAGTCGCAGACGGCGGTCTTCGTCAACGAGGGCACCATCGCCGACGTGTTCCAGCCGGGCACCCACACGCTCGAGACGCAGAACATGCCCGTGCTGAGCACGCTCAAGGGCTGGAAGTACGGCTTCAACTCGCCGTTCAAGGCCGAGGTCTACTTCGTCAGCACCCGGCAGTTCACCGAGCTGAAGTGGGGCACGCAGAACCCCATCATGATGCGCGACGCCGACTTCGGGATGGTCCGGGTGCGTGCCTTCGGCGGGTTCTCGGCCCGCGTGGTCGACCCGGGCAAGTTCCTGAAGGAGCTCGTCGGCACCGACGGCCTGTTCAAGACCGACGAGGTCAAGGAATACCTGCGCCAGATGATCGTCGGGCGCCTGGCCGGGGCCCTGGCCCACGCGCAGGTGGCCGTGCTGGACCTGGCGGCCAACCAGGAGGCGATCGCCGCCCGCCTGGCCGGGACGCTGACCGAGGAACTGGCCCCCTCCGGCATCGCGATCCCCAAGTTCATCATCGAGAACGTCTCGCTCCCGCCCGAGGTCGAGCAGGCGATGGACAAGCGCACCCAGATGGGTGTGCTCGGTGACCTGAACAAGTACACGCAGTTCCAGACCGCCAACGCGATCGAGAACGCCTCGAACAACCCCGGTGGAGCAGGGGACGCGATGGGCATCGGTCTGGGGGTCGGGCTGGGTCAGCAGGCGGCCGCCTCGATGTACCAGCAGCAGGCCTCGCCGCCGCCCGCCCCGGCCGCCGCCGCGCCGGCCCCGCCGGTCGCCGCTCCCGCGGGGCCGCCGCCGTTGCCGACGGCCGTGCAGTGGTACATCGCGGCCAACGGCCAGCAGGTCGGCCCGCTGGACGAGTCCGGTCTGCAGAGCCAGGTCTCGGGCGGCCACCTCGCGGCGACCACCCTGGTGTGGAAAGCCGGGATGGCCGAGTGGACAGCCGCGTCCTCGGTTCCCGAGATCGCCCGCCTGCTGCCGCAGGGCCCGCCACCGCTGCCCCCGCAGTAG